One Pyrus communis chromosome 4, drPyrComm1.1, whole genome shotgun sequence genomic region harbors:
- the LOC137732752 gene encoding uncharacterized mitochondrial protein AtMg00860-like gives MSAQGIHMNPQKVAAVENWEQPRTVTGVRSFIGLAGYYRLFVKDFSVIALPLTKLTRKDVKFEWDDNCEWSFLQLKYCLTHAPVLALSDDGGNFEIYSDASLNGLGYVLMQHGSMIAYAS, from the coding sequence ATGTCGGCCCAGGGTATTCACATGAACCCTCAGAAAGTAGCTGCCGTTGAAAATTGGGAGCagccacgaaccgtcactggaGTACGAAGTTTTATAGGCTTGGCAGGTTATTATAGACTGTTTGTTAAAGATTTCTCAGTTATAGCTTTACCACTGACAAAGTTGACgaggaaagatgttaaatttgagtgggacgaTAATTGTGAATGGAGTTTCCTGCAGCttaagtattgtctcactcatgcacctgttttggcactctcAGATGACGGTGGTAACTTTGAgatttatagtgatgcttccttgaatggtttaGGCTATGTGCTAATGCAGCATGGAAGcatgattgcttatgcttcgtgA